In Leisingera sp. NJS204, the DNA window CGGAGGCCTTGCTTGGGATGAAATGCTGCATTCGGTTGCCAATGGCCGCTCTAGCGACCGCTGCATTGCGGTGGAGGGTTGTGACGAATGTCCGCAAAGGGCCGACTATGTCTTTGGTGAGCACAAGGAACTACGAACCATAGTAGCCTCGCTTCTCAAGCTTAGCGGCAGAGAGGCAGAGCATGGCATTTCGTAAGTTGTAGTGGTTCCGATGTGATCTGACAGTTGGCCGTTTTTCCGGCGGCGTCTGTCAGGTCAAGTTTGGTTCAGGAACTTTTCCTTCCAGATTTCTTTGCCCTCGATCATGGTCTGAAACGGCGTTCTGCCGCAACACATTTTGCCCTGATGAGTGCGCTCGTGGTTGTAGTGGTGCAGCCATTCGTCCAGATCGGCCTGCAAGGCTTCGATGCTGTCGTAGAGCTTCTTGCGGAACGCGACCTGATAAAACTCCTGCAACACCGTCTTGTGAAACCGTTCGCAGATGCCATTGGTCTGCGGTGATTTCACCTTGGTTTTGGTGTGGTCGATATCGTTGATCGCCAGGAAGAGCTGGAAATCGTGTTTGTCGACGCGCCCGCAGTATTCCGTCCCGCGATCTGTCATGATCCGCAGCACCGGCAGGTCGTGCTCGTCATGGAATGGCAGCACTCGGTCATTGAGCAGGTCGGCTGCGGTGATCGGTGTTTTGGTGGTGTAGAGCTTGGCATGCGCCACCTTGCAATAGGTGTCCACGTAAGTCTGCTGATAGACCCGCCCGACGCCCTTGAGGGTGCCGACATAAAACGTGTCCTGTGATCCCAGATAGCCGGGATGGGCTGTTTCCACCTCGCCGCAGGCTTCATCGTCGAGCTTCTTCTTCTCCAGCGCCTGCACCTGGGCCTCGGTCAGGATCATGCCGTCCTCGGCCACCTTGGCTTCCAACGCCCTCAGCCGGGCCTTGAAGTTCGCCAGATCGTGCCGCAGCCAGATCGACCGGACACCCGAGGGTGAGACGAAGACACCCAGCTTACGCAACTCGTTCGAAGTGCGGGCCTGACCGTAGGCCGGGAAATCAGTGGCGGATTTGATGACGGCCTGCTCGGTCGCGTCGTCCACCCGGTTTGCCAGATTGGGCTTGCGCCGGGTGCGCTCAAACAGCGCTTCCACGCCGCCTTCTTCAACGGCTGACTTGTAGCGATAGAAAGTATCCCGGCTATAGCCCATCACCTGACAGGCTTTCGAGACATTCCCCAGTTTCTCGGCCAGATTCAGCAGGCCGGTTTTGTGTTTGATGATCTTGTCGGTAGTATTCAACATCGTGGTTTCCTCGTTTCGATGGTTTGGTTGGCACCACCATCAAAACGGACAACCATCTCCCTTCAAGGGAACCACCGCCCCCAATCCAATTTGAAAAAATGGGGGCGGTGTCAGATCACATCGAGGCTAATTCACGTAAGTAGCGGTTCACAGGTTGTACCCAGGTTCCACCGCATTCCAGTACTGGTTTACAGGCAACCTTCGGGCCCGTTGCTCAATCTCTGGCAGGCTCACCGGTTGGAAATCCCAAGCGTCGACACCCACGTTTATGCTGTTGCGCGTACCTTGCCAGTTATTGTGGACGTGGCCGAACAATTGGAGCGCTTTGCGGCGGGCGCTCGGGAAGGTGATCATTGGGTAATGGCATAGGAACAACCTCCGGCCATCAACCAGAATCTCAGCCATGTCCCTGACGCTGTCCCATTGCAGCCTTCGAACCCAGGGACGGTCATGGTTCCCCGTGATCAGGTGCTTTTTGCCCGGGATCTGCTCGAATAATTGGCGCAGTCTTTCCCGTTCCTGGTTGGTGACCTTCCCAACGGCAAAGTCGCCCAGAATCCAAAAGTCATCATCGGGCTGCACGCGCGCCCGGTACCTCTCAAGGATGTGCGCATCCATTTCTTCAGCACTGGCATAAGGCCGGTTGCAGAAACGAATGGCGTTCTCATGGCCAAAGTGCGGGTCAGCGGTAAACCAAACAGCCATGTGATCCCCTCGTTCTCAGCGCAGTACTGCCTGCCTGTTCTGGAAAGGCTGCCGTTTTCCGCCGCGAGACACAAGGAATAAGTTAGCCACTTCAAGTGCTTGTCAGAATTTCCCGTTTTCGCAAAGTCAGCGCACCATGGGGCTGTGGCTCCTTTTCAAAGCTGCTCGCTTGCCGTGATTTCCGCTTCGCCATTTTCCTCAACGTGTGCCGTGGCAGGAGTTGCCGATACACTTGAACCCCGTTCCAGGATCGAATTTTGCTTCCACCCCTCTTAGCAGGAACCGGCTGCAGCGAAGATCTGGCACATAGTTTTTCCGTCGCTGGAATAGAAGTGAGCCCAGCCTATTTGAGGCCGTGTTGAAGCCCCGGCGTCCAGGCAAATGGCCCGGTAGTCATCGATCCCGTCCATCTCTCCCATGGACTCCACCCGCAGGTTCAAATCCTCTCGCACGGCCGGTGTGTGTCCATGGACAACGACAGTTGCCCCCTTGAAATAACCCTCTTCGTCATAGTCCCATCCGTCTGTAAAACATAAGAACTTGTGACGGATCCCTGCCCAGTGGCTATCAGAGAGAGGCCGGTGCCGGTCCAGATGCTCTTCCGGAGAGGCATCCGGATCCAGACCGGCATGCACCATGAGGAGATCACCGATCCTCACATGCGATGGTGCGGAATGGATCGCGCGAATGAATGCCTCCGGAATGGAAACGGCAAGGCGCTCCCTCACATCCGAAAATGGCTCTGGAGCCATGTCCGGGGCGATTTCCGCCAGGAGTGACCGGCCGCCATTGGCCAGCCAGAGATGATGATCGCCGCCGTTCAGAACATTGAGGAGCGCCAGCTCATGGTTGCCTGGCAAAATGAGCTTTTCGTCTGCGCCTGCCAGGCTTCCCGCTTCTAGTGCCAACCGGATGGCGCGCAAGCTCTCAGGGCCGCGGTCAATCAGGTCACCGAGAAAGACCAGCACCCGCTTCTCAGCAGTTCTGTCCATGACGCGAATTGCCTCAAGGATCGCTGCAAGCTGGTCCGCTCTCCCATGCACATCTCCGATGACAACAAGCTCGATACCTTGCGGAAGGGTGCCGGGCAGAGGGCGCTGCGGAAGGCTGAAATTTCGGGTCTGCGGCATGTTCGATCACGGTGGTTGATTGTTGTTTTTTGGGGACGGAGGTGAATGACCTGAGATGTTTTCCTGGCACGGTCCTAGCGGTTCTTAGGGGAAACTATTCCATCCTCCAATTTCACCCTGAAGCACCCGGCAACGGGACCAGGCACAGCTCCTCGGGCGGAAGCTCTTCTGGACTGTGCTTTTCATAGGGAAAGCCGACAGAGACATTGCGTACGGCGGTGCTTCCGATTTGGGCCGCCAGCCGACGGTGAGAATGCCCGAAGTACCATCCGTGAATTCGGCACCGATCGAGTAGAGGCGTGAGGTCAGGGTGAAACGCCGGGGTGAGGCCGTCGATCTGGCTGGCGGCGTCGGGATGGGGGCCGTGGTGCGTGATCACGAAGTTTCGTCCGTTTGGCGCCCAGTGAGGTTTAGCAAGCTGGTCCTCCAGCCAACGCCGCTGGGCCTTGTGCAGTGCCAGGATATCCTCTGGAGTTATGGCAACGCGTTGCGGGCGCCCAAGCAATTCGGATCGCGAGAGCGGGTCAACTGCTAGCAGTTTGGAAATCTGCGCATAGTCGTTCATGTGCTGGTGCGCCACGTTCATGGCAATTTGGACGTCGCCGAGCAGTGCTAAGTCTGTCCAGAGCGTCGTGCAGATATACCGATCATCGCCATGACGCACCTCGCGCTGTTGCGCGAAGTGGCCTCCGGCCGCGATTGCCAGCTTTTCCAACTCGTCATCAGCGTTCAGATATTCAGCGTAATAGTCGTGATTGCCTGGGAAAATGATCGTCCTGGATGGGTCTACGAAGCAGCGCAGATAGGCAAAGGCTGTCGGCCAGTTTGTGAATGGAGCGTTTGCCAGGTCTCCTGCAATGATCAAGGCATCGAGTTCAGCCCAAGGCAGGCTGTTATCCAGGCCATGCGACTCAAATGGCCCCCTGCCGATTTTCTTGTAGCTGTCGTGGTGGAGGTCGGCGAGAACTGCGACCTTGCCCGTCTTCCGGGAAATTTCGATCGGGGTACGGGTGGTGGTCATGTTTCGGTGCTTCGGCTCTGGCTGGCTTTCTTGGATCGCCCTTAACATCCATGCACGTTTCCGGGGTGGAGTCTAGGCGCCTGGTTTTTAATGATTTTTCGCAAAAGCCATTTCCGTTCTCAGATCGGGTGGAATGGAAAAGACCGCTACCGAGAGCATCTCGGCGAACTGGCTTCAGCTCAGGCTTCGTCGAGCAGGAGGTCAATCTCTGATCTCTCAAAAATAGCCCCATAGTCTTCGCCATCCGGACTGAACGGAAGAACACCATTCTCTTTCAATCTGACCCGCAGGGACTGCCAAGTCATTCCCTTTTCGACGGCGAGGCCGCGCAGCGTGACGAACCTTTTGTGGAATACCTCGATATCTGCTGGCGATAGAAAGCGTTGCATTGCGCCCGTTTTGGGGTTCAACCCTTCGGTTGAAGGGGTGTGGCCTCTCCTCACCAAACGAACCGCGGCAGCCCTCACGAGACCGCATTGCTGTGCAAACTTTTCCAGGCTGATGCCTGGTGCATCGGGTCGCTGCATTAGGCGTTCAACTTCATCAGTCGTAACGAGAAGAGAAAGATAGCCGTCCTTGGTCATGTGTTTGCCAATGCGGCGCAGTTGGCCAGTTTCAATCATTTGGATGATCGCGCCAGGCCTGATCTGAAGACGCTGTCCAGCCTTTGGAATGTCAGACCATTGGTGCATCGGCACATAGATCGGTTCTGCTCCGGTCAACAGTTTTTCGATGAAGGCCCGGCCAGCCCGAACATCCCACAGGGGCTTATGATCCGCCCCATCGAGACAGGGTTGAAAATAGCCGTCTTCTCTAAGAAGTTCGATCTGATACCTTGGAATACTCAGTGCGGTCTGGAATTCACCTGCTGACTTTAGTGAATTCAAACCATCAAGGAATGGTTTGGCCGCAGCAGCGTCAAATACCTCCCACTTGCCCTTGTCGCCAGCTTCCCTAGGCCGGACGTATCCGGCTTCGACAAGGAGCTTGCGCAACCGGCGGGGGTCCATTCCCACCTCCCGCGAAGCCGTGATAACCGAGTGGACGCGGCGCTCCAATACAGGTTCGCCCATGAGATCGTCTCCAGGCCCCAACGGCCAGGTTGTCGCAATGTGGTCACGCAGAATAGCTCTGAATTGTGAGTACTCTTCAGAACGCAAATCGAACGCCAACCGGTCGTAGAGGTCTCCGAACTTCTTCTTGGGGCCCTCTGTCGGTTCTCCAACCTGGTCCTGGATCTGGCCCAGAGCATCGCGTATGCGTTCTTCGCCGCAATATGTCCACTGGAATCCTGCGCTAAAGACGAGCCAGGCATCTTCAGGTGGGAATTTTCTCCATTTCGGCCACTTTTGGGTCCAAAGGGTTCTACCCAACAACTCGCAGAAATGTGCGGCAGGATAGAGGGAAAACTGATCCAGCCAGATGCCGGATTTCTCGCCGCGCAGCCGCGCTCCAATCCATTTGTCGAAATCACTGGGTTCACGCGTGGGTTCGTCCAGTTCGCCTGAAAAGATGGCTGGAGCGATTTCTGCCATGCGAGCAGCTACATCGTACCTGTCTGATTTGGATGCAGCCTTCCAAAGCGGGACAAGCGGGTGAAGGTGATCAAGGCAAAGCATGACAGGCCGGAAAAGCCAGTCCCCGCGTAGATGCATTGCCTGTTCTGGCGGCACATCCTGACCTTCTGCGTCCTCGCGCAGGCATAGAGGGCAGCCGCGAACTGTCGTTTCTCTGATCGCCTTGGCATGCATGTCCTGCCCGCGGAACCGATGCCGCCTGGAGCCAAGGTATTTCGGAGACCAGGCTTCGATCGCCTCCGCGGACTGGCTGCAGAGTATCGCAAGCTGCGCCAAGTCCTTTGTTGCCCCGTCGATGATCCTGGTGAAAGAAAGCCCCATGTCGGCAGTGAAATCCTGGGTGCTGACGCCATTGTAGGCAGCAACACGGGAAGCGAAGGAAAAGGCTGGCTCGCGGTTGCCAAGCTCCGGGACAAGGGACAGGTGCTGGTTCATATCACTTGGATACCAAATGCTACAGGTGGTGTAAGGCGCGATTTGACTGGGAAAGCTGGGAAGTAAGGTAATCTAGATTGTGTCCGCGCTAGGCCTCAATGGAGAAGTAGTGCGTTGTAATCAGGGCTTGTATTTAAGCGTTGGGAGGGGCGGAGCTGACAGATGCTAGCCGCATCCGCCAGATTTGGTTCAAGTGGCCTGCCTCGAATGGTGTGTTGGGTCTTGAGCAGTCAGTGCCCTGATGCTTGGCACCCTATTTCGAATAGTACTTCTCCGCTTCAGGATGATCCTTGAGTTGTTCCGGCCGGTAGGCACGCATCTCACCGAGATGAGAGACGGTTTCAGCTTCCAGCCGGGTGATTACTGAAGGATGTAAGGGAAAAATGGGGTTCACAATCCGTGGCTTTTTAGGCCAGCGTTTTTTCAGCGGGCCAAAACTGAACATGAAAGCCTCTTCGTGCTGCATACCGAGAGGATCTGGCATAACGTAGAGCTTGTCGGCATTGATCTGGACTTCTGGTACGCATTCCTCCAGTTCTTCAAGCATCCAGCCAAGGGCAATATCGCTCAACCGGGATTCCGGTTCGGGATAGCTTCCACCGACGTCGCTGTGGCAGCCTGGGAACCAGACCTGCTTCAGCCATGGCGGGTTACGTCCTTCTGTCTTTTTTGCCTCTGCTTGCATTGCCCATTTCACGCGCGGAAAATTTTTCCTGTGCTCGTCGATAGCGAGCGCGTGCCGGGCAAAGCCGACATCTGAGTCCAGCCACTTGTCATAATTCTTCAGGTTCCATTTGGCGTAATGGCCATATCTCCAGATCAACGGCCAGTCCGCTATCCTGGAGAGCCTCAATGGGCGATCCTCGTCAGGCGAGAAAAATTTCCACTGCGACCACTTCAGCTTGCCGTACCAGTAAGCAATGACGCCCAGAAGAATGACAAGTGGTGCCCATACGATCCACGGCCAGGAGAGCCACAGTGCCGTTACTAGTGCAGCCAATAGAGCGACTACCGCCGTTCCAGCCGCAATTCCTACTTGCGCATTGCCTAGGGCTGCTACTGTATCGAAGACACCAATGAATGTTGGCTGCACGTTGCCTTGCACATCCTTTTCCGTATCCGGAACGTAGCTGCCGTACTTTTGCCGGAACCGGCGCCCGAGCTCTTCCCTTCTCTCGTAATACGGTTGCTGCCCCCGGGGAAAGCCGTTGCCGTGATTGTAAACGTAGTTGACGGCATCAGAGGCGAGCTTGCGAAGTCTTGGCCCGAACCGAGGTACCTGTGAACCGTCTGGCATCTTTGTGGGAATGCCGCAGAGGTTCATTACATTGGCTACAGCACGGACAGTGTATGCTCCGCGTGAAAAGCCAAAGAGCAGGATCCTGTCGCCAGGTTCGTAGTACGAAATGATCTTCTCATAGCAATCAATGACGTTTTCATCGATACCGGTTCCGACAGCGGCAGACAGGACATTGCGAAGCCGCTTCAGAGTAAAGCCGCCAACTTCCCCCGCGCCCAGGCCGGCGTCGTAGAAACAAACCTGCTCGCTTGGCTTGATTGGTGAGGATGGGCAGGGGCGCATCGCCCGATACATTTTGTAGATGTTTGAAAGGCGCTGGTCTGGACGTAGGCCGCCCACTTGTCCTGTTCCATCTGAGAAGATCAAAATGTTCTTGGGCATCAGAACGCTCATAGAATTCCGGGGGCGGTTAAGTAACGGATAGCGGTATTCTTGCTTCAAATCACCACTAATAATTGTGCGCCTGAAACTGAGTTGGGTATCCGCCCCTTAACCTGCTCCCGGAAGCCGACTTTTGTGCCGCCTGCAGCTGACGGACGGTTCGGGCCCATAGCGGTCTTTATCGCGTGCCAACTCTTCGCAAGGGCAGCACGACGCGAGCCGCGCTAAGCGGCCATTGGAAGACCCGTCTAGGAAAGGCGGCTGACTGGAATTTCCGACCAATCGCCGTAGCTGCAATAGACGCGACAAGGAACGGCTGTCTCAGGCCCGGCGAGCGGGAAGCTGACACTCTACAACGCGCTATACACTACTAGCCTTCAAGTAGAAATCAGTCTTCTAAGCGTAGAGGGATGCGCGAAGAGCTCTCAATACCATCTTCGCGAGGATTGCTTTGATGATTAGGTCTTTGCGGTTAAAATTTTGGTTTGTAAAGAAAAATGGAAAAGTTGCAGCCCCGCATTGTGCAGTTTTTGCGAGTGGCAGAGACAATGTCACCTGCCACTCACCTTTCTTCTTACTCAGGCATGATAGCGCCGATCTCGTACATTCCGTTGTTGTTCTTGAGCAGCATCAGCGTGACCAAAGCACCGTCTGATATGTCACCCATCATTTGAACATTTGAGGCTAGAGTGAGATCCATTGTCATTGCAGGCCAACCGATTTCAGGGATCGGCTCGTGGCTGACGTTTGCAGAGTTTTCGTCAATCGAATTGATGGTCGCCTTTGTATGAACAGCACCTTCCATTTGAGCATCGCTCATCCCCATGTTGGAATGGTCCATAGTGCTATGGCTCGTCTGAGCGGAAGCGATTGGTGCAGCCAAAAGCGAGGCGGCAAGGGTTACAGCAAGTTTTTTCATTGAATTGTCCTCTTGGGGTGATTTCACATTTCTGACTATTCTGCCGGTACTGGTGATGCCTCTCGGCCGGGTTCCTGCAGCAGGGTTCGGTTGACCCGGGTAAGAGCCAATCGCTTCCAGATCACAAAGATTGAAGGAATGACGAAAAGGGTTAGCAGCGTGGCAGTCGCCATCCCGCCTACCATCGGGGCTGCAATGCGCTGCATGATCTCCGAACCGGTGCCTTGGCCATACATGATCGGAATTAGACCGGCGAAGATTGTCGCCACCGTCATCACTTTGGGGCGTACTCGTAGAAGTGCGCCTTCGAATACCACCTCTTCGACATCATCGGTTGTCAATTTGCGCTGTGCCTCAGCCGCGAGGTTTTTTCGCTTTTCCCAAGCTAGATTGAGATACAGCAGCATAACAATCGCGGTTTCAACCGCGACACCGGCCAGCGCAATGAACCCCACCAGAACAGCGACAGAGATGTCGAAGCTTAAGTACCACAGGAACCAGACACCTCCTGCGAGGGCAACCGGCAAGGCAGCAAGGATGATCCCAACCTCGATTACTCGATTGAAGGCCAAAAATAACATCAGTGTGATGATAAGCAGCGTGGCCGGTGCTACCAGCTTCAGCCGCTCCTGCATGCGCTCAATGTACTCGTACTGACCGGACCATGTGATCGAGTAGCCAGGCGGCAATTCCACTTCGTCGACGACCAGTTGACGGGCTTCGGTTACGTAGCCTCCCAGATCCCGGCCCGCGATGTCGATGAAGACAAAACCAGTGCGGCGTGCGTTTTCAGACCGGATCATACCGGGCCCATCCACCACTTTAACCTCTGCTAGGTTGCCAAAGGGGATATGCGCACCGGACGGTGTGACCACCGGAAGGTCGCGCAGGCGTTCGGGACTGTTTCGCCACTCCTGGGGGTAGCGAAGGTTTATTGGAAACCGCTCGAGACCTTCCACGGATTCCGACACCTGCATCCCGCCGATGGCGGTCTGAACGACATCCTGCACTTCACGCACGCTCATCATATAGCGCGCAGCGGCATCGCGGTTGACGTCGATCTCCACAAAGCGTCCTCCAACTGGCCGCTCTGCATAGGCTGATGCCGTGCCGTCGATACCTGCAACCACGCGCTCGATATCGACACCAATCTGCTCGATGACGCTCAAATCAGCGCCGGAGATTTTGACGCCGACGGGTGTCTTGATCCCTGTGGCAAGCATGTCGATGCGGTTCTTAATCGGCTGAATCCAGACGTTGGTCACACCAGGAATTTGCACGGCGCGGTCGAGCTCGCCGCGTATGCCTTCCATCGTCATGCCCTCGCGCCATTCGGATTCAGGTTTCAGCTGAATCGTCGTCTCGATCATTGTGAGCGGAGCGGGATCCGTGGCGGTATCGGCGCGTCCAAGCTTACCATGCACCGTCGCGACCTCAGGGACCGTAGCAATCAGCCGGTCAGATTGCTGCAGCACTTCGCGTGCCTTGCCGATGGAAACACCGGGATACAGTGTCGGCATGTAGAGGAAATCGCCCTCGTTCAGCTCTGGCATGAACTCGGTTCCGATACGCTGCAGCGGCCACCACATGGAAGCGACGAGCACACCGGCAAGCAACGTCGTGGCCCAGGGCCACGCGACAGCAGCATCCAGAAAGGGTCGATAGATCCAGATCACGATACGGTTCAGAGGGTTCTTGTGCTCCGAAAGAATCCGGCCGCGCACAAAGTATCCCATCAGAACTGGTACTAGCGTGATGGAAAGGATCGCCGCCGCTGCCATTGCGTAGGTCTTTGTGAAGGCCAGCGGCTTGAAAAGCCGCCCTTCCTGGCTTTCCAGAACAAAGACCGGCAAGAAGCTCACGGTGATGATTGCCAGGGAAAAGAAAAGTG includes these proteins:
- a CDS encoding IS481 family transposase yields the protein MLNTTDKIIKHKTGLLNLAEKLGNVSKACQVMGYSRDTFYRYKSAVEEGGVEALFERTRRKPNLANRVDDATEQAVIKSATDFPAYGQARTSNELRKLGVFVSPSGVRSIWLRHDLANFKARLRALEAKVAEDGMILTEAQVQALEKKKLDDEACGEVETAHPGYLGSQDTFYVGTLKGVGRVYQQTYVDTYCKVAHAKLYTTKTPITAADLLNDRVLPFHDEHDLPVLRIMTDRGTEYCGRVDKHDFQLFLAINDIDHTKTKVKSPQTNGICERFHKTVLQEFYQVAFRKKLYDSIEALQADLDEWLHHYNHERTHQGKMCCGRTPFQTMIEGKEIWKEKFLNQT
- a CDS encoding metallophosphoesterase, with the translated sequence MAVWFTADPHFGHENAIRFCNRPYASAEEMDAHILERYRARVQPDDDFWILGDFAVGKVTNQERERLRQLFEQIPGKKHLITGNHDRPWVRRLQWDSVRDMAEILVDGRRLFLCHYPMITFPSARRKALQLFGHVHNNWQGTRNSINVGVDAWDFQPVSLPEIEQRARRLPVNQYWNAVEPGYNL
- a CDS encoding metallophosphoesterase family protein, with the translated sequence MPQTRNFSLPQRPLPGTLPQGIELVVIGDVHGRADQLAAILEAIRVMDRTAEKRVLVFLGDLIDRGPESLRAIRLALEAGSLAGADEKLILPGNHELALLNVLNGGDHHLWLANGGRSLLAEIAPDMAPEPFSDVRERLAVSIPEAFIRAIHSAPSHVRIGDLLMVHAGLDPDASPEEHLDRHRPLSDSHWAGIRHKFLCFTDGWDYDEEGYFKGATVVVHGHTPAVREDLNLRVESMGEMDGIDDYRAICLDAGASTRPQIGWAHFYSSDGKTMCQIFAAAGSC
- a CDS encoding metallophosphoesterase family protein, with translation MTTTRTPIEISRKTGKVAVLADLHHDSYKKIGRGPFESHGLDNSLPWAELDALIIAGDLANAPFTNWPTAFAYLRCFVDPSRTIIFPGNHDYYAEYLNADDELEKLAIAAGGHFAQQREVRHGDDRYICTTLWTDLALLGDVQIAMNVAHQHMNDYAQISKLLAVDPLSRSELLGRPQRVAITPEDILALHKAQRRWLEDQLAKPHWAPNGRNFVITHHGPHPDAASQIDGLTPAFHPDLTPLLDRCRIHGWYFGHSHRRLAAQIGSTAVRNVSVGFPYEKHSPEELPPEELCLVPLPGASG
- a CDS encoding TniQ family protein; the encoded protein is MNQHLSLVPELGNREPAFSFASRVAAYNGVSTQDFTADMGLSFTRIIDGATKDLAQLAILCSQSAEAIEAWSPKYLGSRRHRFRGQDMHAKAIRETTVRGCPLCLREDAEGQDVPPEQAMHLRGDWLFRPVMLCLDHLHPLVPLWKAASKSDRYDVAARMAEIAPAIFSGELDEPTREPSDFDKWIGARLRGEKSGIWLDQFSLYPAAHFCELLGRTLWTQKWPKWRKFPPEDAWLVFSAGFQWTYCGEERIRDALGQIQDQVGEPTEGPKKKFGDLYDRLAFDLRSEEYSQFRAILRDHIATTWPLGPGDDLMGEPVLERRVHSVITASREVGMDPRRLRKLLVEAGYVRPREAGDKGKWEVFDAAAAKPFLDGLNSLKSAGEFQTALSIPRYQIELLREDGYFQPCLDGADHKPLWDVRAGRAFIEKLLTGAEPIYVPMHQWSDIPKAGQRLQIRPGAIIQMIETGQLRRIGKHMTKDGYLSLLVTTDEVERLMQRPDAPGISLEKFAQQCGLVRAAAVRLVRRGHTPSTEGLNPKTGAMQRFLSPADIEVFHKRFVTLRGLAVEKGMTWQSLRVRLKENGVLPFSPDGEDYGAIFERSEIDLLLDEA
- a CDS encoding phospholipase effector Tle1 domain-containing protein, producing MPKNILIFSDGTGQVGGLRPDQRLSNIYKMYRAMRPCPSSPIKPSEQVCFYDAGLGAGEVGGFTLKRLRNVLSAAVGTGIDENVIDCYEKIISYYEPGDRILLFGFSRGAYTVRAVANVMNLCGIPTKMPDGSQVPRFGPRLRKLASDAVNYVYNHGNGFPRGQQPYYERREELGRRFRQKYGSYVPDTEKDVQGNVQPTFIGVFDTVAALGNAQVGIAAGTAVVALLAALVTALWLSWPWIVWAPLVILLGVIAYWYGKLKWSQWKFFSPDEDRPLRLSRIADWPLIWRYGHYAKWNLKNYDKWLDSDVGFARHALAIDEHRKNFPRVKWAMQAEAKKTEGRNPPWLKQVWFPGCHSDVGGSYPEPESRLSDIALGWMLEELEECVPEVQINADKLYVMPDPLGMQHEEAFMFSFGPLKKRWPKKPRIVNPIFPLHPSVITRLEAETVSHLGEMRAYRPEQLKDHPEAEKYYSK
- a CDS encoding copper-binding protein — its product is MKKLAVTLAASLLAAPIASAQTSHSTMDHSNMGMSDAQMEGAVHTKATINSIDENSANVSHEPIPEIGWPAMTMDLTLASNVQMMGDISDGALVTLMLLKNNNGMYEIGAIMPE
- a CDS encoding efflux RND transporter permease subunit yields the protein MIASVIRASVANRFVVLALAVMMGVIGVWAVRETPVDAIPDLSDVQVIVRTPYAGQAPQVVEDQVTYPIATAMLSVPGASDVRGFSFFGDSYVYVVFEDGTDLYWARTRVLEYLGQITANLPEGVSPQLGPDATGVGWIYQYTLIDRTGGHDLAQLRTLQDWFLKYELQTVDGVSEVATIGGMVKQYQVVVDPNKLRAFDVTLPQIRSAIQNANRETGGSVIEMGEAEFMIRSTGYVDELADLAKAPLMVNERGAALTVGDVADIRLGPEMRRGVGEFNGEGDAVGGVVILRWGGNALATIKAVEARIEELRANLPEGVELVTTYNRAGVIERAIENLETKLTEEFIVVILVCAAFLLHIRSSLVILLSLPLGIFAAFIIMKLQGVNANIMSLGGIAIAIGAMVDAAIVMIEAMHRRLEKEKLTNQNRWRLVTECATEVGPALFFSLAIITVSFLPVFVLESQEGRLFKPLAFTKTYAMAAAAILSITLVPVLMGYFVRGRILSEHKNPLNRIVIWIYRPFLDAAVAWPWATTLLAGVLVASMWWPLQRIGTEFMPELNEGDFLYMPTLYPGVSIGKAREVLQQSDRLIATVPEVATVHGKLGRADTATDPAPLTMIETTIQLKPESEWREGMTMEGIRGELDRAVQIPGVTNVWIQPIKNRIDMLATGIKTPVGVKISGADLSVIEQIGVDIERVVAGIDGTASAYAERPVGGRFVEIDVNRDAAARYMMSVREVQDVVQTAIGGMQVSESVEGLERFPINLRYPQEWRNSPERLRDLPVVTPSGAHIPFGNLAEVKVVDGPGMIRSENARRTGFVFIDIAGRDLGGYVTEARQLVVDEVELPPGYSITWSGQYEYIERMQERLKLVAPATLLIITLMLFLAFNRVIEVGIILAALPVALAGGVWFLWYLSFDISVAVLVGFIALAGVAVETAIVMLLYLNLAWEKRKNLAAEAQRKLTTDDVEEVVFEGALLRVRPKVMTVATIFAGLIPIMYGQGTGSEIMQRIAAPMVGGMATATLLTLFVIPSIFVIWKRLALTRVNRTLLQEPGREASPVPAE